Genomic DNA from Cytophagia bacterium CHB2:
CCTCGTTCAAAACCACGCCGGAAATTTATGCCGGCGTGCCCGGGCTGTTGCCGGTATCTTTTTCTCTGGAACATTATCAAACCATCCTGCGCGGCAGCAACGTGCTGGCCGCCATCCGTAATAGCCTGATGGTCGGCTTGCTGTCCACATTTCTCGGCGTCATTGTTGCTTTGCCCGGCGCTTACGCCCTCGCGCGTTTTCGATCCGCGCTGAACCAGGCGGTTCTGGGCTGGATATTGACCTCACAAATTTTTCCAGCCATCTTGATCATGATTCCGCTTTATGTCTTGTTGCGGAGTCTGCGGTTGACGGATTCGTTGCCGGGATTGGCGTTGGTCTACGTTGTCTGGTCCTTGCCATTTGTGTTGTGGATGCTGCACGGTTACTTGAAAAGCATTCCGGTGGATTTGGAAGAAGCTGCGGCGATTGACGGCGCCACGCGCGCTCAAATCATTTTTCGCATTCTGCTGCCGACGCTGCTGCCCGCGCTGGGGGCTGCCATGCTGTTCACGTTTA
This window encodes:
- a CDS encoding carbohydrate ABC transporter permease, which encodes MPRPNALLKNASTQIVLIAFITFLLFPLLWVLSTSFKTTPEIYAGVPGLLPVSFSLEHYQTILRGSNVLAAIRNSLMVGLLSTFLGVIVALPGAYALARFRSALNQAVLGWILTSQIFPAILIMIPLYVLLRSLRLTDSLPGLALVYVVWSLPFVLWMLHGYLKSIPVDLEEAAAIDGATRAQIIFRILLPTLLPALGAAMLFTFISAWNEFFFALVLMKSPDAVTLPVELARYTGMEGQARTGPLAAASVVATLPSLLLFAIIQKWFAGGLLAGAVKN